One genomic segment of Nocardia spumae includes these proteins:
- a CDS encoding cupin domain-containing protein — MSERPALAEALDLQPHPEGGWFRETYRSPVEFEPEGYEGARASATAIHFLLLPHEQSAPHTVRSDEIWLWQRGGPLLLNIGGEEVILGPDVERGQLLQAVVPAGVSQAARPAGDEYALVSCVVAPGFDFADFRLD; from the coding sequence ATGTCCGAACGGCCCGCGCTGGCCGAGGCGCTGGATCTGCAACCACACCCCGAGGGCGGCTGGTTCCGCGAAACCTATCGCAGTCCGGTCGAATTCGAACCCGAGGGCTACGAGGGCGCGCGAGCATCCGCGACCGCCATCCATTTCCTGCTGCTGCCGCACGAACAGTCCGCTCCGCATACGGTGCGCTCGGACGAGATCTGGCTGTGGCAGCGCGGCGGGCCGCTGCTACTGAACATCGGCGGCGAGGAGGTGATCCTCGGCCCGGATGTCGAACGGGGACAACTCCTGCAGGCTGTGGTTCCGGCGGGCGTCAGCCAAGCCGCGCGCCCGGCCGGCGATGAATACGCACTCGTCAGCTGTGTGGTCGCACCGGGATTCGATTTCGCGGACTTCCGGCTGGATTGA
- the hsaA gene encoding 3-hydroxy-9,10-secoandrosta-1,3,5(10)-triene-9,17-dione monooxygenase oxygenase subunit produces MTQEVTERVEALLPKLREQAQEAEDLRRIPDETMKALQETGFFKLLQPRQWGGYACDPVVFYDTVRKIASACGSTGWVSGIIGVHNWHLALFSQQTQEEVWGEDPQVRISSSYAPMGAGVVTESGDGYIVNGSWAWSSGSDHATWTFVGGPVIKDGKPVDFGSFLVPRTDYRIDDVWNVVGLKGTGSNTLVLENVFVPRHRFLSYKAMNDLTAPGLRENTDPVYKMPWGTIHPTTISTPIVGMAYGALEAHVEHQGKRLRAAYAGEKAKDDPFAKVRIAEAASDIDAAWRQLSGNVADEYALLVAGEEIPFELRVAARRDQVRATGRAIASIDKMFESSGATALANGTPLQRFWRDAHAGRVHAANDPERAYTMYGTHAFGMPVTDGMV; encoded by the coding sequence ATGACGCAAGAAGTGACCGAACGGGTCGAAGCGCTGTTGCCGAAGCTGCGCGAACAGGCGCAGGAGGCAGAGGATCTGCGCCGCATCCCCGACGAGACCATGAAGGCGCTGCAGGAAACCGGTTTCTTCAAGCTGCTGCAGCCGCGCCAGTGGGGCGGCTACGCGTGCGATCCGGTCGTCTTCTACGACACCGTGCGCAAGATCGCGAGCGCCTGCGGTTCCACCGGCTGGGTGTCGGGCATCATCGGCGTCCACAACTGGCATCTGGCTCTGTTCAGCCAGCAGACCCAGGAAGAGGTCTGGGGCGAGGACCCGCAGGTCCGCATCTCCTCCTCCTACGCCCCGATGGGCGCCGGTGTGGTGACCGAGAGCGGTGACGGCTACATCGTCAACGGCTCGTGGGCCTGGTCCTCGGGCAGCGATCACGCGACCTGGACCTTCGTCGGCGGTCCGGTGATCAAGGACGGCAAGCCGGTCGATTTCGGCAGCTTCCTGGTGCCGCGCACCGACTACCGCATCGACGACGTGTGGAATGTGGTGGGCCTCAAGGGCACCGGCTCCAACACCCTGGTGCTGGAGAACGTCTTCGTGCCGCGGCACCGATTCCTCAGCTACAAGGCCATGAACGATCTGACCGCACCGGGTCTGCGGGAGAACACCGATCCGGTCTACAAGATGCCGTGGGGCACCATCCACCCCACCACCATCTCCACCCCGATCGTCGGCATGGCCTACGGCGCTCTCGAGGCGCATGTGGAGCATCAGGGCAAGCGCCTGCGCGCCGCCTACGCCGGTGAGAAGGCCAAGGACGACCCGTTCGCCAAGGTCCGCATCGCCGAGGCGGCCAGCGATATCGACGCCGCCTGGCGTCAACTGTCGGGCAATGTCGCCGACGAGTACGCGCTGCTGGTCGCGGGCGAGGAGATCCCGTTCGAACTGCGCGTGGCCGCCCGTCGCGATCAGGTTCGCGCCACCGGCCGGGCCATCGCCTCGATCGACAAGATGTTCGAGAGCTCGGGCGCCACCGCGCTCGCGAACGGCACTCCGCTGCAGCGGTTCTGGCGTGACGCCCACGCCGGCCGGGTGCACGCCGCCAACGATCCCGAGCGCGCCTACACCATGTACGGCACGCATGCCTTCGGTATGCCGGTCACCGACGGGATGGTGTGA
- a CDS encoding Rieske 2Fe-2S domain-containing protein, with protein MAETAPRPSDGPGGGSSRNHGGTREAANPTQRGGKVREIDVGSTPTRYARGWHCLGLTETFRDGKPHAVEAFGTKLVVWANSDNELKVLDAYCRHLGGDLSMGEVKGDSIACPFHDWRWGGNGRCTSIPYARRVPPLARTRAWTTLERNGQLYVWHDHEGNPPPDDVTIPYIEGPYTDADGNPVEERNPGWTPFTWNTMVIEGANCREIVDNVVDMAHFFYIHFAFPTYFKNVFEGHVATQFLETKGRPDIGMAAKYGGETLLKSEASYFGPSYMVNPLTNIYGGYEIKVQLINCHYPVTQDSFVLQYGLSVEIPKGLDDDTATKLATSMTEFFGDGFLQDVEIWKHKSKIDNPLLCEEDGPVYQLRRWYDQFYVDVADIDPKMVQRFEFEVDTTKANEHWEAEVAENLRRKKEQDEQKDAADKDAAVKQEAGA; from the coding sequence ATGGCAGAGACCGCACCGCGGCCGAGCGACGGGCCCGGAGGAGGCAGCTCGCGTAACCACGGAGGGACCCGGGAGGCCGCCAATCCCACGCAGCGGGGCGGGAAGGTCCGCGAGATCGACGTCGGCTCGACGCCTACGCGGTATGCGCGGGGCTGGCATTGCCTGGGCCTGACCGAGACATTTCGCGACGGTAAGCCGCACGCCGTGGAGGCGTTCGGCACCAAACTCGTGGTGTGGGCCAACAGCGACAACGAGCTGAAAGTGCTCGATGCCTACTGCCGGCACCTCGGCGGCGATCTCAGCATGGGCGAGGTCAAGGGCGATTCCATCGCCTGCCCGTTCCACGACTGGCGCTGGGGCGGCAATGGCCGCTGCACCTCGATCCCTTACGCGCGGCGAGTGCCGCCACTGGCCCGTACTCGCGCGTGGACCACCCTCGAGCGCAACGGACAGCTGTATGTCTGGCACGACCACGAGGGCAATCCGCCGCCGGACGATGTCACCATCCCCTACATCGAGGGGCCGTACACCGATGCCGACGGCAATCCGGTCGAGGAGCGCAACCCCGGGTGGACTCCGTTCACCTGGAACACCATGGTGATCGAGGGCGCGAACTGCCGCGAGATCGTCGACAACGTGGTGGATATGGCCCACTTCTTCTACATCCACTTCGCCTTCCCGACGTACTTCAAGAACGTCTTCGAAGGCCACGTGGCCACGCAGTTCCTGGAGACCAAGGGCCGTCCGGACATCGGCATGGCCGCCAAATACGGCGGTGAGACGCTGCTGAAGTCGGAGGCGTCCTACTTCGGCCCGTCCTACATGGTCAACCCGCTGACCAATATCTACGGCGGGTACGAGATCAAGGTCCAGCTGATCAACTGCCACTACCCGGTCACCCAGGATTCGTTCGTGCTGCAGTACGGCCTGTCCGTCGAGATCCCCAAGGGCCTCGACGACGACACCGCCACCAAACTGGCCACGAGCATGACCGAATTCTTCGGCGACGGCTTTCTGCAGGACGTGGAGATCTGGAAGCACAAGTCCAAGATCGACAATCCGCTGCTCTGCGAGGAGGACGGCCCGGTCTACCAGCTGCGCCGCTGGTACGACCAGTTCTACGTCGATGTCGCCGATATCGACCCGAAGATGGTGCAGCGCTTCGAATTCGAGGTCGACACCACCAAGGCCAACGAGCACTGGGAGGCCGAGGTCGCCGAGAATCTGCGGCGTAAGAAGGAGCAGGACGAGCAGAAGGACGCCGCTGACAAGGATGCGGCGGTCAAGCAGGAGGCGGGTGCCTGA